From one Candoia aspera isolate rCanAsp1 chromosome 17, rCanAsp1.hap2, whole genome shotgun sequence genomic stretch:
- the LOC134506449 gene encoding uncharacterized protein LOC134506449, which translates to MGHSWLILFLALGTSVLGHDGGQELVTEAPTGQQQALCPPDDDLALWQEEKLPVPRFSNCMLQCTFHAYKAYEAALAMGSFQSMMSLKLNEGREGAEREFCWMLHLRCQRGDRLTKAFVLLNLEQPPDRSRPFPFRLLLTAPSLPPHRLQPRSRRRDTRLLSGEACGIRFDVTEPFRSAEGGRDAEMCIKVVCPLEKGICKGPPFSLRCPPFLATLWRSLPRPDC; encoded by the exons ATGGGTCATTCTTGGCTGATCCTCTTCTTGGCCCTGGGCACCTCTGTTCTTGGTCACGACGGAGGCCAGGAGCTGGTGACGGAGGCTCCAACTGGCCAGCAGCAGGCACTTTGCCCTCCAGATGATGACCTGGCGTTGTGGCAGGAGGAGAAGCTGCCGGTGCCCAGATTTAGCAATTGCATGCTGCAGTGCACCTTCCACGCTTACAAAGCCTACGAGGCGGCGCTGGCAATGGGCAGCTTCCAGAGCATGATGTCGCTGAAACTcaatgaaggcagggaag GGGCAGAGCGTGAATTCTGCTGGATGCTTCACCTCCGTTGCCAGAGGGGGGACCGTCTCACCAAAGCTTTCGTCCTGCTGAACTTGGAGCAGCCTCCGGATCGGAGCAGGCCATTCCCTTTCCGCCTCCTCCTGACTGCTCCTTCTTTGCCCCCTCACCGCTTGCAACCCCGTTCCAGGAGACGGGACACCAGGCTGTTGAGCGGGGAAGCCTGCGGCATCCGTTTCGATGTGACGGAGCCCTTCCGCAGCGCCGAAGGGGGCCGGGACGCGGAAATGTGCATCAAAGTCGTGTGTCCTCTGGAGAAAGGCATCTGCAAGGGCCCGCCGTTCAGTCTGCGCTGCCCACCCTTCCTGGCCACTCTGTGGCGCAGTCTGCCCCGCCCTGACTGCTAA
- the WDR74 gene encoding WD repeat-containing protein 74 produces MASPARGNHVWVGSETGILKGVNLQKKQATNYRMGDMALNRREAVTAMCWGDSYESEIFVGCLDGSVRLFSTEKGKFIESQDCLGGEGPFCGLAVLDGSLITCVESGLLKVWRDSWSENVEIQVGPGVCRMRQNSEQRHCVATGGKENSLKIWDLHQPQEPIFQAKNVRHDWLDLRVPVWDRDLEFLPGSGKLVTCTGHHQVRLYDPSSPQRRPVLEVTFGEYPLTALSLTSDANAVVVGSSHGDVAVIDLRQGRLVNCLKGFAGSVRAIRCHPALPVVASCGLDRFLRLHNHHSQRLEHKVYLKSRLNCLLLTSREKWESEGLEPSTDLQDEVKEEEEDDEIWNSMEVVASKRKVDPDLGSRAGSEKTPKSQAFKKQKTTKKAKS; encoded by the exons ATGGCGTCTCCCGCGCGGGGCAACCACGTGTGGGTGGGATCCGAGACGGGCATTTTGAAAG ggGTCAACCTGCAGAAGAAACAGGCCACCAACTACAGGATGGGGGACATGGCCCTCAATCGACGAGAAGCGGTCACTGCCATGTGTTGGGGGGACTCCTATGAATCGGAG ATCTTTGTAGGATGCCTTGATGGATCAGTTAGATTATTCAGCACTGAGAAGGGCAAGTTCATTGAGTCACAAGACTGCCTGGGAGGTGAAGGACCCTTTTGTGGCTTGGCTGTCCTTGATGG TTCTCTTATCACCTGTGTGGAGTCTGGGTTGCTGAAAGTCTGGCGGGATTCCTGGTCGGAGAAT GTGGAGATACAGGTGGGACCTGGTGTGTGCCGCATGCGGCAGAACTCCGAACAGCGCCATTGCGTGGCCACGGGGGGGAAAGAGAACTCTCTTAAAATATGGGACCTGCACCAGCCTCAGGAACCAATTTTCCAAGCCAAAAAT GTGCGCCATGATTGGCTGGACCTGAGGGTACCAGTCTGGGACCGGGACTTGGAATTCCTGCCCGGATCAGGGAAGCTTGTTACTTGTACTGGACACCATCAG GTCCGGCTCTATGACCCCAGCAGTCCCCAACGCCGTCCTGTCTTGGAGGTTACCTTTGGCGAGTACCCGCTCACGGCTCTCTCGCTCACCTCCGATGCAAA TGCTGTTGTCGTTGGCAGTTCCCACGGGGATGTTGCAGTTATAGATCTACGGCAAG GGCGATTGGTGAACTGCCTCAAGGGTTTTGCTGGGAGCGTCCGTGCCATCCGGTGTCACCCGGCGCTTCCGGTGGTCGCCTCGTGTGGATTGGACCGGTTCCTTCGGCTGCACAACCACCATAGCCAGCGTTTAGAGCATAAG GTTTATCTGAAATCCCGACTGAACTGCCTCTTGCTGACCAGCAGGGAAAAATGGGAG AGTGAGGGCCTTGAGCCGTCCACTGACCTCCAGGACGAggtgaaagaggaagaggaagacgaCGAGATTTGGAACTCCATGGAAGTGGTGGCCTCCAAGCGGAAAGTTGATCCAGATCTTGGCTCCAGGGCAGGGAGTGAGAAAACCCCCAAGAGCCAGGCCTTCAAAAAGCAGAAGACGACGAAAAAGGCTAAATCTTGA